A stretch of DNA from Aurantiacibacter atlanticus:
CGGCTGCAGCCATGCCGCGCTCCCGGCGCCATTGCCTGATTACATCTTCGCGAATTTCAGCCAGCGGCGCGGTGGCACTACGGGTGATCTCGCTGACGTCAAATATGACATAGGCCTCACCAGGCACGATCTCCGTGATCGTGGCGTCGTTTGCGCTTATTTCAAAAGCGAAGCTGACAAGGCGAGCGAGTTCCGGTGGAGCTTCAGCTGCCTGACCATACACCCGGCCATCAGCGAGCAGGGGTGGTGTCGTTTCGATCTCGACGCCAAGTTCCTTCGCCGCCTCTGCCAGGGTGCGACCGCGCGAAAATTCATCTTCAAGCCGCTCGGTCAATTCGTTCAGGGATTCACGGCGACGCTCAGCCATAATCGTAGAGCGGATTTCTTCGCTGGCTTGCGCCAGAGAGCGGCCCGCGACATTTGTGACATTATCGACTCGAACCACATACCAGCCAAGACTACCCCTGACCGGGCCGGCTAGCGCGCCGCGAGCCGCGCCGAAAGCCGCTGTGGCAACCGCACGTGAAGCGGAAGACGCATATTCGTCGAGCTCGACATCTACGACTTCGGTAACTGCGAGACCCTTCGCCTGTGCAGACGCGTCTAGCGACATTCCGCCATTGACTTCATTGATGACGGCCTGTGCCGCTGCCTCTGTCGGAACCACAAGCTGGGTGAGGCTGCGTCGCTCCGTTTCTTGAAATTGCGTAGAATCGGCTTCATACCGCGCTGCAATCTGCGCATCGGTAACCGGCGGCACATCTGTAAGCGCATCTTCGGTAAAAGCCGCATAGCGGATAACCCGGCGCTCCGGACGGATATACTTTGCCCTGTTCTGTTGATAATATGCCTGTAGTTCTTCGTCGGTCGGATCTTCTGTGGGCGCGAATGCCTCGGCAGGGAACGTTGCGGCGGACCCTGATCGCGTTTCGTTCAACAATTGCGCATAGGTCCGGGCCAAGCTGGCAGGCATGCGTGACTGATAAGCCACGGGTACAACGGCCTGCCGCGCCAAAAGGCTGAGCGCCAGATCTTCGCGCACCGTGGCTTCTGAAAGGCCGCGCTGACGCAGTGAATTACGAAATGCCTCTCCGTCAAAGTTTCCGTCCGCGCCCTGAAAACCAGCTGCGCTCACAATCTCGCTATCGACAAGACGATTGCCTGCACGCAGGCCCAGCATCTCTGCAAATTCGGCGATCGCAGTTCGGCTCAGCATCTGATCTATAACATCGTCGAACCCGCCCTGAGCAATGAAGCCTTCCATCGACAGCGTGGGATTGTCCCCCCGGGCCTGCTGCAAGGAATTCGTCACATTCTGGCTGAGATCGGATGTCGAAATCGTGCGGTCCCCCACAACGGCCACCCTGTCACCACCGGCGACTCCGCCAAACATACCCGTATTGGCCACGTCCGAACTGGCAAATGCGACGGCGATCAGGCCGAGAAAGGCAAGCGTAATGACGATGCCGACCTTTGATTTGAAGAAATTGCGGAAGAGCTGAAGCAT
This window harbors:
- a CDS encoding peptidyl-prolyl cis-trans isomerase, producing the protein MLQLFRNFFKSKVGIVITLAFLGLIAVAFASSDVANTGMFGGVAGGDRVAVVGDRTISTSDLSQNVTNSLQQARGDNPTLSMEGFIAQGGFDDVIDQMLSRTAIAEFAEMLGLRAGNRLVDSEIVSAAGFQGADGNFDGEAFRNSLRQRGLSEATVREDLALSLLARQAVVPVAYQSRMPASLARTYAQLLNETRSGSAATFPAEAFAPTEDPTDEELQAYYQQNRAKYIRPERRVIRYAAFTEDALTDVPPVTDAQIAARYEADSTQFQETERRSLTQLVVPTEAAAQAVINEVNGGMSLDASAQAKGLAVTEVVDVELDEYASSASRAVATAAFGAARGALAGPVRGSLGWYVVRVDNVTNVAGRSLAQASEEIRSTIMAERRRESLNELTERLEDEFSRGRTLAEAAKELGVEIETTPPLLADGRVYGQAAEAPPELARLVSFAFEISANDATITEIVPGEAYVIFDVSEITRSATAPLAEIREDVIRQWRRERGMAAAGQAAARVLERVDSGTTLADAVREEEVSLPAAQPLRLNRQQLAEQGQINRATILFFSMAEGTAKRVAAQENGSWFVVQLDNIETGELAADSPQVQGTAAQLSSALGDEYVAQFVAAAQSSLEIERNETGIDAVRAQLTGATN